A part of Candidatus Delongbacteria bacterium genomic DNA contains:
- a CDS encoding restriction endonuclease subunit S: MSQLPAGWVQVKFRQLAGGGQYGWTTKASNSGAMKFLRTTDITKGSIDWERVPFCTEVPPDAHKYALKSGDILVSRAGSVGFSALLTSVPFPAVFASYLIRFLPDTHVVVPRYVAYFLRTPDYWRQIAEAAAGIALANVNARKLAELDVPLAPIVEQKRIADKLDALLTRVAACRERLDRVPDILKRFRQSVLAAAMSGELTREWREDAETDAWTRSTMGTTGTVTGGITKNSSRANTTMKCAYLRVGNVYANRLELEDVRQIGTNEDEYSRTRLVPGDVLIVEGNGSIDQIGRAAIWRGEFADCSHQNHLIKWRSTGEVLPEYALYWLLSPHGRSELVQVAKSSAGLYTLSLSKISAIPISVPPPAEQKEIVRRADELLAFADHLEAHLRRADSRVRTLVPAFLAKAFRGELVPQDPDDEPASELLARTCAARAAEGKTKPKRGGKHMARTKKAPEVAMLYRSDVKADHLSAILKERGVLSAEALWNASQLDIDEFYEQLKEEVAQGLLRERRGEGRDDSRLLEPTA, encoded by the coding sequence GTGAGTCAGCTTCCCGCCGGGTGGGTTCAAGTCAAGTTCCGCCAGCTTGCGGGCGGAGGCCAGTATGGCTGGACCACCAAGGCGTCGAACAGTGGCGCCATGAAGTTCCTGAGGACGACCGACATTACGAAGGGCTCGATCGATTGGGAAAGAGTGCCTTTCTGCACCGAAGTACCCCCGGATGCTCACAAGTACGCGCTGAAGAGCGGCGACATTTTGGTTTCCCGGGCTGGCTCGGTCGGCTTCAGTGCGCTGCTCACAAGCGTGCCTTTCCCTGCCGTCTTTGCTTCGTATCTGATTCGATTTCTGCCCGATACGCATGTCGTGGTCCCTCGGTACGTTGCGTACTTTCTCCGTACTCCAGACTATTGGCGACAGATCGCTGAGGCAGCGGCAGGGATTGCCCTGGCAAACGTCAACGCACGAAAGCTTGCGGAATTGGACGTTCCGCTCGCTCCCATCGTCGAGCAGAAACGCATCGCCGACAAGCTGGATGCTCTGCTCACGCGGGTGGCCGCCTGCCGGGAACGACTCGACCGCGTGCCGGACATCCTCAAGCGCTTCCGTCAGTCCGTCCTCGCCGCCGCCATGAGCGGCGAGCTGACGCGGGAGTGGCGGGAGGACGCCGAGACGGACGCCTGGACGCGAAGCACGATGGGAACAACAGGCACCGTTACAGGCGGCATAACGAAGAACTCGTCGAGGGCGAACACCACGATGAAGTGCGCCTACCTTCGCGTGGGAAACGTCTATGCAAATCGACTCGAGTTGGAAGATGTTCGGCAGATCGGCACAAACGAGGACGAATACTCGAGGACCCGTCTCGTCCCGGGTGACGTCCTCATCGTGGAAGGCAACGGCAGCATCGATCAGATCGGACGCGCCGCGATATGGAGGGGCGAATTCGCAGACTGTTCCCATCAGAATCACCTGATCAAGTGGCGTAGCACTGGTGAAGTTCTTCCGGAGTATGCGCTCTATTGGCTCCTGTCGCCGCATGGACGCTCTGAACTAGTTCAGGTCGCGAAGTCTAGCGCCGGCCTGTACACGCTTAGCCTGTCGAAGATCTCGGCGATCCCAATCAGCGTGCCCCCGCCCGCTGAGCAGAAGGAAATCGTTCGCCGCGCAGATGAGCTGCTCGCATTCGCCGACCACCTGGAAGCGCATCTGCGTCGAGCCGACTCGCGAGTTCGGACGCTGGTCCCTGCGTTCCTCGCAAAAGCGTTCCGCGGCGAACTCGTCCCCCAAGACCCCGACGACGAGCCGGCATCGGAGCTATTGGCGCGAACTTGCGCTGCCCGCGCCGCAGAGGGAAAGACAAAGCCCAAGCGCGGGGGCAAGCACATGGCCCGCACCAAGAAGGCACCGGAGGTAGCGATGTTGTACCGAAGCGATGTGAAGGCCGATCACCTGTCCGCAATCCTCAAGGAGCGCGGTGTCCTCAGCGCCGAGGCCCTCTGGAATGCCTCACAGCTCGATATCGACGAGTTCTACGAGCAACTCAAGGAAGAGGTAGCGCAGGGCCTCTTGCGTGAGCGCCGCGGCGAGGGCCGGGACGATTCCCGGTTGTTGGAGCCGACCGCATGA
- a CDS encoding MoaD/ThiS family protein, which yields MITVRFTAHLNRWFPGLSSERLQASTLPEMLTQLDAHHPGLSSWIVDERGALRQHVNIFINREMIHDRKTLGDPLHDGDEVHIFQALSGG from the coding sequence ATGATCACGGTACGCTTCACGGCACATCTCAACCGCTGGTTTCCCGGACTGTCCAGCGAACGCCTTCAGGCCAGCACCCTGCCCGAGATGCTGACGCAACTCGATGCGCATCACCCGGGGCTGTCCAGCTGGATCGTGGACGAGCGCGGCGCCCTGCGGCAACACGTGAACATCTTCATCAACCGCGAGATGATCCATGATCGCAAGACCCTGGGCGATCCGCTTCACGATGGTGACGAGGTACACATCTTTCAGGCCCTCTCGGGAGGGTGA
- a CDS encoding glycosyl hydrolase, translated as MDSAANRLLLGTRKGLMIFERSERGWEKHSHHFAGVAIAYSIFDERTGLLWACQDHGHWGQKLSCSADWGTTWQDCAVPAYPEGAEISEGKPATLRYLWVLQPGHADQPDTLWAGTEPGGLFVSHDRAKSWQLVESLWNHPSRAKGWFGGGRDDAGIHSVVIDPRDARHMFIAVSCAGVFETTDGAQSWHPRNTGLNADFLPDPAAEVGQDPHFMVAAPGDPDTLWQQNHCGIYMSRDGAKTWQMVSEDGGPAHFGFAVAVDPHCPERAWVVPATSDQNRIAIDGALCVCRTDDGGENWKRQSKGLPQEGCFDIAYRHALDIAGATLAFGSTTGNAWLSEDLGESWDCLGTALPPVYSVRFANHAG; from the coding sequence ATGGATTCGGCTGCGAACCGGCTGCTGCTTGGCACACGCAAGGGACTGATGATCTTCGAACGCTCCGAGCGCGGCTGGGAAAAGCACTCCCACCACTTTGCCGGAGTGGCCATCGCCTACTCGATCTTCGATGAGCGCACGGGCCTGCTCTGGGCCTGTCAGGATCACGGCCACTGGGGGCAGAAGCTTTCCTGCTCGGCCGACTGGGGCACAACCTGGCAGGACTGCGCGGTGCCGGCCTATCCCGAAGGCGCCGAGATCTCGGAAGGCAAGCCCGCCACCCTGCGGTATCTCTGGGTGCTGCAGCCCGGACACGCCGACCAGCCCGACACCCTCTGGGCCGGCACCGAGCCCGGCGGCCTCTTCGTGAGCCACGACCGGGCGAAGAGCTGGCAACTGGTCGAAAGCCTCTGGAACCACCCCAGTCGCGCGAAGGGCTGGTTTGGCGGCGGGCGTGACGACGCGGGCATCCACAGTGTCGTGATTGACCCGCGCGACGCCCGCCACATGTTCATCGCGGTCAGTTGTGCCGGCGTGTTCGAAACCACCGACGGCGCACAGAGCTGGCACCCGCGCAACACGGGCCTGAATGCCGACTTCCTGCCCGACCCGGCCGCCGAAGTGGGACAGGACCCGCATTTCATGGTGGCCGCCCCCGGCGACCCCGACACCCTCTGGCAGCAGAATCACTGCGGCATCTACATGAGCCGCGACGGCGCGAAGACCTGGCAGATGGTCAGCGAAGACGGCGGCCCCGCCCACTTCGGTTTTGCCGTCGCCGTGGACCCCCACTGCCCCGAGCGCGCCTGGGTGGTGCCCGCCACCTCCGACCAGAACCGCATCGCCATCGACGGCGCACTCTGTGTCTGTCGCACGGACGACGGCGGCGAGAACTGGAAACGCCAGAGCAAGGGCCTGCCCCAGGAAGGCTGCTTCGACATCGCCTACCGCCACGCCCTGGACATCGCGGGGGCCACGCTGGCCTTCGGAAGCACCACGGGCAACGCCTGGCTCAGCGAAGATCTGGGCGAGAGCTGGGACTGCCTGGGCACCGCGCTGCCGCCCGTCTACAGTGTGCGCTTCGCCAATCACGCAGGCTGA
- a CDS encoding N-6 DNA methylase, translated as MSNVTHDIVQKLWNLCNVLKDDGVTYHQYVTELTYLLFLKMTKETGTEEQIPEGYRWDDLEAKAAPERLEHYKLTLIHLGTRGSTLVKEIFGNASSFIKKPITLSTLVAELDKLDWYSARQEGLGDLYEGLLEKNANEKKSGAGQYFTPRPLIDSMVALMQPTLEDVIQDPAAGTGGFLIAANRYIREHSDPDAWTEPQQRKYRRNTFFGMEHVQDTHRLALMNLMLHGLDSDPQAAGIRYGDTLSDDGTALPKPTLVLTNPPFGTKKGGGLPSRNDFTFPTSNKQFCFLQHIYRGLRPGGRAAVVLPDNVLFEGNVGKQIRTDLMDKCNLHTILRLPTGIFYAQGVKTNVLFFTRGEKEKGNTKEVWVYDLRVNMAQFGKRTVLTREHFKEFEAAFGKDSAGSPKSLSKRKDTGETGRFRRFTREWIAERGESLDIAWLKDESNGSADVLPEPAVLARAAMEELEGAFEGLRGILAELGEDIEEVGA; from the coding sequence ATGAGTAACGTCACACACGATATAGTCCAGAAACTCTGGAACCTCTGCAATGTCCTCAAGGACGACGGAGTGACCTATCACCAGTATGTCACCGAGCTGACGTATCTGCTCTTTCTCAAGATGACCAAGGAGACCGGCACCGAGGAGCAGATCCCGGAAGGCTACCGCTGGGACGACCTTGAAGCGAAGGCGGCGCCGGAGCGGCTTGAGCACTACAAGCTCACCCTCATCCACCTGGGCACCCGCGGTTCGACTCTGGTGAAGGAAATCTTCGGCAATGCCAGTTCCTTCATCAAGAAGCCGATTACACTCTCCACCCTCGTCGCCGAACTCGACAAGCTCGACTGGTACAGCGCGCGGCAGGAGGGGCTCGGCGACCTGTACGAAGGCCTGCTGGAGAAGAATGCCAACGAGAAGAAGTCGGGCGCCGGGCAGTACTTCACACCGCGGCCCCTCATCGACTCAATGGTGGCCCTGATGCAACCCACGCTCGAGGACGTGATTCAGGATCCTGCGGCCGGCACCGGCGGCTTTCTCATCGCCGCCAATCGCTACATCCGCGAGCACAGCGACCCGGACGCCTGGACCGAGCCCCAGCAGCGCAAGTACCGGCGCAACACTTTCTTCGGCATGGAGCACGTGCAGGACACACATCGCCTGGCGCTGATGAACCTGATGTTGCACGGCCTTGACTCCGATCCCCAGGCCGCGGGCATTCGCTACGGAGACACGCTCTCAGATGATGGGACAGCTCTCCCGAAGCCCACTTTGGTGCTGACCAATCCCCCCTTCGGCACCAAGAAAGGTGGCGGCCTGCCATCGCGGAACGACTTCACCTTCCCTACCAGCAACAAGCAGTTCTGCTTTTTGCAGCACATCTACCGGGGACTGCGACCAGGTGGGCGGGCTGCGGTGGTGCTGCCCGACAACGTCCTGTTCGAGGGCAACGTCGGCAAGCAGATCCGCACCGACTTGATGGACAAGTGCAACTTGCACACCATCCTGCGCCTGCCCACCGGCATCTTCTACGCACAGGGAGTCAAGACGAACGTCCTCTTCTTTACCCGTGGCGAGAAGGAGAAGGGCAATACCAAAGAGGTCTGGGTCTACGACCTGCGCGTGAACATGGCGCAGTTCGGCAAGCGCACGGTCCTGACACGCGAGCACTTCAAGGAGTTTGAGGCGGCGTTCGGCAAGGACTCCGCCGGTTCCCCGAAGAGCCTGAGCAAGCGCAAGGACACCGGCGAGACCGGTCGCTTCCGCCGCTTCACCCGCGAGTGGATTGCCGAGCGCGGTGAGAGTCTCGACATCGCCTGGCTCAAGGACGAGAGCAACGGATCAGCCGATGTGCTGCCCGAACCCGCCGTGCTCGCACGCGCGGCCATGGAGGAGCTCGAGGGCGCGTTCGAGGGGCTGCGCGGGATCCTCGCTGAGCTGGGCGAGGATATTGAGGAGGTAGGCGCGTGA
- a CDS encoding NAD-dependent epimerase/dehydratase family protein yields the protein MHILIIGGTLFVGRAIVEAALGRGHRVTLFNRGRTNPELFPRVVSRQGDRNEGFEALRGMHFDAIIDTCGYFPHQLELAIGELGESAPCYLFISTCSVYRDDNPANMDEDSPLQELDDPDTREITGETYGGLKALCERRLQAAWPGRLQIVRPGLIVGPWDPTGRFSYWVRRMHEGGQVLAPGNPENPVQFIDVRDLASFCLDQCQRDTSCVCNAVGPASPMSFGEYLELCTQASGTASELHWASDEFLEDAEVVPFHGLPMWVPGSERAFFRVSCERAKAAGLTHRPALDTIRDTLAWSLEMSSVFARGQDPRRPGMSPERESELLRKLLGDPA from the coding sequence ATGCACATCCTGATCATCGGCGGAACCCTCTTCGTGGGGCGGGCCATCGTCGAGGCCGCGCTGGGCCGCGGCCACCGTGTCACGCTGTTCAATCGCGGGCGCACCAACCCGGAACTCTTTCCCCGGGTGGTCAGTCGCCAGGGAGACCGCAACGAAGGCTTCGAGGCGCTGCGCGGCATGCACTTCGACGCCATCATCGATACCTGCGGCTACTTTCCCCATCAGCTCGAACTGGCGATCGGCGAGCTGGGCGAGAGCGCGCCGTGTTATCTGTTCATTTCCACCTGCTCGGTCTACCGCGATGACAATCCGGCGAACATGGACGAGGACTCGCCCCTGCAGGAGCTGGACGACCCCGACACGCGCGAGATCACGGGCGAGACCTATGGCGGGCTGAAGGCTCTCTGCGAGCGCCGTCTGCAGGCCGCCTGGCCCGGACGCTTGCAGATCGTGCGCCCCGGTCTCATCGTGGGCCCCTGGGACCCCACCGGCCGTTTCTCCTACTGGGTGCGCCGCATGCACGAGGGCGGTCAGGTGCTGGCCCCTGGCAATCCCGAAAATCCGGTGCAATTCATTGATGTACGCGACCTGGCCAGCTTCTGTCTGGACCAGTGCCAGCGCGACACCTCATGCGTCTGCAATGCGGTGGGCCCCGCCTCGCCCATGAGCTTTGGCGAGTATCTTGAGCTGTGCACCCAGGCCTCCGGCACGGCCAGCGAGCTGCACTGGGCCAGTGATGAGTTCCTGGAGGACGCAGAGGTGGTGCCTTTCCACGGCCTGCCGATGTGGGTGCCCGGCAGCGAGCGGGCCTTCTTTCGCGTGTCCTGCGAACGGGCCAAGGCCGCCGGCCTGACGCACAGACCGGCCCTGGACACCATTCGCGACACACTGGCCTGGTCGCTTGAGATGAGCAGCGTCTTCGCTCGTGGGCAGGACCCGCGCCGGCCCGGCATGAGCCCCGAGCGCGAGAGCGAGCTGCTGCGGAAGCTGTTGGGCGATCCCGCCTGA
- a CDS encoding M48 family metallopeptidase translates to MSAVLFAQTILVLLMAEYLLETLADWLNRRRASRPLPAEFRDATSEEEYANARAYQLEVSRLGRRQASLSLAALLIFWNLDGFARLDSWTAGISEHWLWHGLLFIGVLALASQVLSLPSSLYKTFSIDARFNLNTTSAKTWLLDLAKGTLLGILLGGPLLAALLACFHIAGQSAWIWGWAILSVFSLVLMYVAPTWLLPLFNKFSPLEEGELRDRIVDYARRNQFPLKDIMVMDGSKRSKRSNAFLSGFGSNRRIAFYDTLINSQGVPELEAVLAHEVGHFKHRHIPLRLVMSLASTGITFFLLGQFIGNPALSQAFGLAQPSIHMGLVGFMLLYTPVSLLLGIVQNWVSRVQEFQADAWSARTIADPEAMVNALKVLSRDNLANLDPHPLHVMLHYDHPPVLERIAAIRAATATAS, encoded by the coding sequence ATGAGCGCCGTACTGTTTGCCCAGACCATTCTCGTGCTGCTGATGGCTGAGTATCTGCTGGAAACTCTGGCCGACTGGCTCAATCGACGCCGGGCCTCGCGCCCCCTGCCCGCCGAGTTCCGTGATGCAACCAGCGAGGAAGAGTACGCCAACGCGCGGGCCTACCAGCTCGAAGTCTCCCGTCTGGGCCGGCGTCAGGCCTCGCTGAGCCTTGCCGCACTGCTGATTTTCTGGAATCTGGACGGTTTCGCGCGACTCGATTCCTGGACGGCGGGGATCAGCGAACACTGGCTCTGGCACGGTCTGCTGTTCATTGGAGTGCTGGCCCTGGCATCCCAGGTTCTCTCCCTGCCTTCAAGCCTGTACAAGACCTTCTCGATCGATGCGCGTTTCAATCTGAATACCACCAGTGCAAAAACCTGGCTGCTGGATCTGGCCAAGGGAACGCTGCTGGGCATTCTGCTGGGCGGACCGCTGCTGGCGGCCCTGCTGGCCTGCTTTCACATCGCGGGCCAGTCGGCCTGGATCTGGGGCTGGGCCATTCTCAGCGTCTTCAGTCTGGTATTGATGTATGTGGCGCCCACCTGGCTCCTGCCGCTCTTCAACAAGTTCAGTCCGCTCGAGGAGGGTGAGCTGCGTGACCGCATCGTGGACTATGCCCGGCGCAACCAGTTTCCGCTGAAGGACATCATGGTCATGGACGGCTCGAAACGCAGCAAGCGCAGCAATGCCTTCCTCTCGGGCTTCGGCTCGAACCGCAGGATCGCGTTCTACGATACTCTGATCAACAGCCAGGGCGTGCCCGAACTGGAAGCCGTGCTGGCACACGAGGTGGGGCATTTCAAGCACAGGCACATTCCCCTGCGCCTGGTCATGTCGCTGGCGAGCACGGGCATCACCTTCTTCCTGCTGGGACAGTTCATAGGCAACCCGGCGCTCAGCCAGGCCTTCGGGCTGGCCCAGCCCTCGATCCACATGGGGCTGGTGGGCTTCATGCTGCTGTACACTCCGGTGAGCCTGCTGCTGGGAATTGTCCAGAACTGGGTGTCACGTGTGCAGGAATTCCAGGCCGATGCCTGGTCGGCACGCACCATTGCCGATCCGGAGGCGATGGTGAACGCGCTCAAGGTGCTCTCGCGTGACAACCTGGCCAATCTGGATCCGCACCCGCTGCATGTGATGCTGCACTACGACCATCCTCCCGTGCTGGAGAGAATCGCCGCGATCAGGGCCGCAACCGCGACCGCAAGCTGA
- a CDS encoding dihydrofolate reductase family protein: MARLVYATITSLDGFVEDTTGAFDWYAPNEEVHAFINQLQRAFGTHLYGRRMYEVMQFWEKLTPEDSHSPVMRDFAESWQAADKLVFSRTLDAVSTTKTQLVREFDPALIQRMKDELDKDMLIGGAELASCALAAGLVDEVQLFLAPVVVGGGKAAMVVSQRVGLVLEEERRFGDGVVFLRYRVTQS; encoded by the coding sequence ATGGCCCGTCTGGTTTACGCCACCATCACCTCGCTGGACGGCTTCGTCGAAGACACGACCGGCGCCTTCGATTGGTACGCACCCAATGAGGAAGTGCACGCCTTCATCAACCAGCTGCAGCGCGCCTTCGGCACTCACCTCTATGGCCGCCGGATGTACGAGGTGATGCAGTTCTGGGAGAAGCTCACGCCCGAGGACAGCCACTCCCCCGTGATGCGCGACTTCGCCGAGAGCTGGCAAGCCGCGGACAAACTGGTCTTCAGCCGCACCCTGGACGCCGTGTCCACCACGAAGACCCAGCTGGTGCGGGAGTTCGATCCTGCGCTGATCCAGCGCATGAAGGACGAACTGGACAAGGACATGTTGATTGGTGGCGCGGAACTGGCCTCCTGTGCCCTGGCCGCAGGGCTGGTGGATGAGGTGCAGCTGTTTCTGGCTCCAGTGGTTGTGGGCGGTGGGAAGGCGGCGATGGTTGTGAGTCAGCGGGTTGGGTTGGTGCTGGAAGAGGAGAGGCGGTTTGGGGATGGGGTGGTGTTTTTGAGGTATCGTGTCACACAATCCTGA
- the hsdR gene encoding type I restriction-modification system endonuclease, protein MRTNFALLEPHDQQLVRLGMLAERYFADDPNTALLKLRQLTELLAQLLAANVGIYTSSEEAQYKLIRRLQDQGILPREIAQLFGEVRRAGNAASHAITEDHRSALAIMKITWQLGIWFHRTFSDPDFKAEPFVPPAPPRDESDELRAELQRLTNQLEEHRSVHREAQEQLASAEEKLHAASDEQAFWEEMATEAEKAKAMLVAKLDKAQAAASTQPKAQVTALVQAAAAAASAVVLDEADTRKLIDEQLREVGWMVDSSKLTFGKGVRPEKNKNLAIAEWPTASGPADYVLFVGLMPIATVEAKRKNIDVSGALQQAKRYSRTFKWDATLQRLEEHWGDYQIPFAFSSNGRPYLRQLATLSGTWFCDLRKSENLGHALDGWYTPEGLVALLKRDESRAHEQLKEEPFDYGFPLRHYQRAAIEAVEAAIGTGQRELLLAMATGTGKTKTCIALIYRLLKVKRFRRILFLVDRSALGEQAANAFKDTRMESLQTFADVFGIKELEDQQPDAETAVHIATVQGLVQRVLYPSEDGFITTVDQYDCIVVDECHRGYLLDRELSDTELGFRSYDDYISKYRRVLDYFDAVKVGLTATPALHTTEIFGAPIFKYGYREAVIDGYLVDHEPPIQINTQLSTSGIVWRVGEEVAVYNPQQNQIDLFTTPDEIHIDVEGFNRQVITQAFNSVVCDYLASEIDPTSRDKTLVYCVNDAHADLVVDKLKKAFAAHYGSVEDDAVLKITGAADKPLQLIRRFKNERNPNVAVTVDLLTTGVDVPEICNLVFLRRVNSRILFDQMLGRATRLCDEIGKEAFRIFDAVKIYEALKNVTAMQPVVVNPTISFTQLVDELRQVATDKERTLVLDQFLAKLQQKKRHLSSHQAEDFEVLAGMPPDNFIRHLHSMQLPEIVRWFTDNPTLGEILDRKCTRQRLPTFISDHEDELIGTERGYGRAQKPEDYLQEFTKFIQSRSNTLPALVTVLTRPRELTRKQLRELAYELDRAGFSETNITIAWREMTNQDIAARIVGYIRQAALGDALVPYEQRVDSSLQAILASRDWTKPQRQWLQKIAAQTKVNLIVDRAALDDPDLLFQREGGGYDRLNRIFAGELEQVLAAFNDSLWSTVA, encoded by the coding sequence ATTCGCACCAACTTCGCTCTGCTCGAGCCGCACGACCAACAGCTCGTGCGTCTTGGCATGCTCGCGGAACGATACTTCGCCGACGACCCGAACACTGCTCTGCTGAAGCTGAGACAACTGACAGAGTTACTGGCACAGCTTCTCGCCGCCAACGTTGGCATTTATACATCCTCAGAGGAGGCACAGTACAAACTCATCCGCCGTCTTCAGGACCAAGGCATCTTGCCGCGCGAGATTGCCCAACTGTTTGGCGAGGTGCGACGAGCGGGCAACGCTGCCAGCCATGCCATCACGGAAGACCATCGCAGCGCCCTCGCGATCATGAAGATCACGTGGCAGCTTGGGATCTGGTTTCACAGGACGTTCTCGGATCCTGATTTCAAGGCAGAGCCCTTCGTACCGCCGGCTCCTCCCCGAGACGAAAGCGACGAGCTTCGTGCAGAACTGCAGCGTCTTACGAATCAACTCGAAGAACACCGGTCCGTACACCGCGAGGCTCAGGAACAGCTCGCATCGGCTGAGGAGAAGCTCCACGCAGCAAGCGACGAGCAAGCGTTCTGGGAGGAAATGGCCACCGAGGCAGAGAAAGCCAAGGCCATGCTTGTGGCCAAGCTCGACAAGGCCCAGGCGGCCGCCAGCACCCAGCCCAAGGCGCAAGTGACCGCGCTCGTTCAAGCCGCCGCGGCGGCTGCAAGTGCGGTCGTTCTGGACGAGGCTGACACCCGCAAGCTCATAGACGAGCAACTGCGAGAGGTGGGCTGGATGGTGGACTCGTCCAAATTGACCTTTGGAAAAGGCGTGCGCCCCGAGAAGAACAAGAACCTTGCCATTGCCGAGTGGCCGACTGCCAGTGGCCCCGCGGACTACGTTCTCTTCGTCGGACTCATGCCCATTGCCACGGTTGAGGCCAAGCGCAAGAACATCGACGTGTCCGGCGCATTGCAGCAAGCCAAGCGGTACAGTCGAACTTTCAAATGGGATGCAACCCTGCAGCGACTGGAAGAGCATTGGGGTGACTACCAGATACCATTTGCGTTCTCGTCCAATGGTCGTCCCTATCTACGTCAACTCGCCACCCTCAGCGGCACATGGTTCTGCGACCTGCGCAAGTCCGAGAATCTCGGTCATGCCCTCGACGGCTGGTACACGCCCGAGGGCCTCGTTGCTCTGCTCAAGCGCGACGAGTCACGCGCCCACGAGCAGCTGAAGGAGGAGCCCTTTGACTATGGGTTCCCCTTGCGCCACTACCAACGCGCAGCCATCGAGGCGGTCGAGGCGGCCATCGGCACAGGCCAACGCGAGCTGCTCCTCGCGATGGCCACGGGCACGGGCAAGACGAAGACCTGCATCGCGCTCATCTACCGTCTGCTCAAGGTCAAGCGATTTCGCCGAATCCTCTTTCTTGTGGATCGTTCTGCTCTCGGCGAGCAGGCCGCCAACGCGTTCAAAGACACGCGCATGGAGAGCTTGCAGACCTTCGCCGATGTCTTCGGGATCAAGGAGCTGGAAGACCAGCAGCCCGACGCCGAGACGGCGGTCCACATCGCCACCGTGCAGGGGCTCGTGCAGCGCGTGCTTTATCCAAGTGAAGACGGCTTTATCACGACTGTCGATCAATACGACTGCATCGTCGTGGACGAGTGTCACCGCGGATACCTCCTCGACCGCGAGCTCTCGGACACCGAACTTGGCTTCCGCAGCTATGACGATTACATCTCGAAATACCGACGAGTTCTGGATTACTTCGATGCCGTCAAAGTCGGACTCACTGCTACCCCAGCTCTGCATACGACCGAGATCTTCGGCGCCCCGATCTTCAAGTACGGCTATCGGGAGGCGGTCATCGACGGTTACCTCGTCGACCACGAACCGCCAATTCAGATCAACACCCAGCTCTCCACCAGTGGCATCGTCTGGCGTGTGGGCGAAGAAGTCGCCGTCTACAATCCGCAGCAGAACCAGATCGACCTGTTCACGACACCCGACGAGATTCACATCGATGTCGAGGGGTTCAACCGCCAGGTCATAACCCAGGCGTTCAATAGTGTGGTTTGTGACTATCTCGCCTCGGAGATCGACCCTACCTCTCGCGACAAGACCCTCGTCTACTGCGTCAACGACGCCCACGCCGACCTGGTGGTCGACAAGCTGAAGAAGGCGTTCGCCGCGCACTACGGCAGCGTCGAGGACGACGCGGTTCTCAAGATCACAGGTGCCGCGGATAAGCCTCTGCAGCTGATTCGCCGATTCAAGAACGAGCGCAACCCAAACGTCGCGGTGACAGTCGATCTCCTGACCACAGGAGTCGATGTGCCGGAGATCTGCAACCTCGTGTTCCTGCGGCGGGTCAACAGCCGCATTCTCTTTGATCAAATGCTTGGGCGTGCCACGCGTCTGTGTGACGAGATTGGGAAGGAGGCATTCCGCATCTTTGACGCGGTGAAGATCTACGAGGCTCTCAAGAACGTCACGGCCATGCAGCCCGTTGTGGTAAACCCCACTATCAGCTTCACCCAGCTGGTCGATGAACTGCGGCAGGTTGCGACGGACAAGGAACGGACTCTCGTCCTTGACCAATTTTTGGCGAAACTCCAGCAAAAGAAGCGACACCTCAGTAGCCATCAGGCGGAGGACTTCGAGGTTCTGGCGGGCATGCCACCTGACAATTTCATCCGCCACTTGCATTCCATGCAGCTACCCGAGATTGTCAGGTGGTTCACCGACAACCCAACGCTCGGTGAGATCCTTGACCGAAAGTGCACACGCCAGCGACTACCCACTTTCATCTCGGATCACGAGGACGAGCTCATCGGCACGGAGCGAGGTTACGGCCGGGCTCAGAAACCCGAGGACTATCTTCAGGAGTTCACGAAGTTCATCCAGAGTCGAAGCAACACCTTGCCTGCCCTGGTCACGGTGCTTACGCGACCACGTGAGCTCACCCGCAAGCAGTTGCGCGAGTTGGCCTACGAACTGGACCGCGCCGGCTTCAGCGAGACCAACATCACTATAGCCTGGCGCGAGATGACCAATCAGGACATCGCGGCACGCATCGTGGGCTACATCCGCCAGGCGGCGCTGGGGGATGCGCTCGTGCCCTACGAGCAGCGCGTTGATAGTTCGTTGCAGGCGATACTGGCGTCACGTGATTGGACCAAACCGCAGCGGCAGTGGCTGCAGAAGATCGCCGCGCAGACCAAGGTCAATCTGATCGTCGACCGTGCCGCACTCGATGATCCGGATCTTTTATTCCAGCGCGAAGGTGGCGGCTATGATCGTCTCAATCGCATCTTCGCTGGCGAGCTCGAACAAGTGCTCGCTGCTTTCAATGATTCACTCTGGTCAACAGTGGCTTGA